One window from the genome of Candidatus Eremiobacteraceae bacterium encodes:
- a CDS encoding GNAT family N-acetyltransferase, which yields MTSIETERLVLRRHERGDLDACAQMWADPIVTRHIGGKIFSRYETWRKMMVYAGLWTLLGYGYWAVEERSTGRFIGELGFADFKREMEPPLDGVPELGWALVSSAHGKGYATEAVRAAVAWGDANLESRRTVCMIDPDNLPSVRVAQKCGYREYLRIDYGGGPTVLFERITA from the coding sequence ATGACATCAATCGAAACCGAGCGCCTCGTTCTGCGCCGCCACGAGCGTGGCGACCTCGACGCGTGCGCGCAGATGTGGGCCGATCCGATCGTCACCCGGCACATCGGCGGCAAAATTTTCTCAAGGTATGAGACCTGGCGAAAGATGATGGTCTACGCCGGCCTCTGGACTCTCTTGGGCTATGGCTATTGGGCCGTGGAGGAGAGGTCAACGGGCAGGTTTATCGGAGAACTCGGATTCGCCGATTTCAAACGCGAAATGGAGCCGCCGCTGGATGGCGTACCCGAGCTCGGCTGGGCGTTGGTGTCATCGGCGCACGGCAAAGGTTATGCGACGGAGGCCGTGCGAGCGGCCGTTGCGTGGGGCGACGCGAACTTGGAATCTCGTAGGACGGTTTGCATGATCGATCCGGACAATCTGCCCTCGGTTCGCGTCGCGCAGAAATGCGGATATCGTGAATACCTTCGCATTGACTACGGGGGAGGGCCGACCGTGCTCTTCGAGCGCATCACGGCTTGA